In Edaphobacter bradus, the following are encoded in one genomic region:
- a CDS encoding DUF6580 family putative transport protein, whose protein sequence is MAAYLVLLFAVLSRLLPHAFSTTSVGFTAVGGGLLFFGARRSRWHAIAAVLALMATDYYLTTHVYSFAFHPSAYLVTWAWYAAVSLIGHEVLQGKPSMLRVTGAVLASSTSFFVLSNFMVWIGDGLYPHTVSGLATCYVAAIPFYANDVMSTAVTAGALFGLPVLAANIAESVREAQNSQRAA, encoded by the coding sequence ATGGCTGCCTATCTTGTCCTCTTGTTCGCCGTTCTGAGCCGTCTTCTGCCGCATGCCTTCAGCACCACCAGCGTCGGGTTTACGGCGGTTGGCGGCGGTCTGCTGTTCTTTGGCGCGCGTCGCAGCCGCTGGCATGCGATTGCAGCCGTGCTCGCGTTGATGGCGACCGACTATTACCTGACCACCCATGTCTACAGCTTTGCGTTTCACCCGAGCGCTTATCTGGTGACCTGGGCGTGGTACGCGGCGGTCTCCCTGATAGGACATGAAGTGCTTCAGGGCAAGCCCTCAATGCTGCGCGTTACGGGCGCGGTGCTGGCCTCCTCGACGTCGTTCTTCGTGCTGAGCAACTTCATGGTCTGGATCGGCGACGGACTCTATCCGCACACGGTCTCGGGGCTCGCGACCTGCTACGTCGCGGCGATTCCGTTCTATGCGAATGATGTGATGTCGACGGCGGTGACGGCGGGCGCGCTGTTTGGACTGCCGGTGCTGGCGGCCAACATCGCCGAGAGCGTTCGCGAGGCACAGAACAGCCAGCGCGCTGCGTAA
- a CDS encoding YqaA family protein has translation MKLHPVIWFRKAGIMTMALLKPFGFWGLGGLSFVDAGLFPIPPTMDLVLIGYVAADHSRLLLYCLVAALGSALGSLIPYYIGRAGGELFLLKRINRERYEHLRDRFERQEFFVIAIPAMIPPPFPLKLFEFAAGVFEMKPFPFAAAIFCGKLIRFLLFAIITVVYGPAIVHTVSREFHRHAGIVLAGVGTLLVLLGVYIAQALRRRGTQFPVEGDV, from the coding sequence GTGAAACTTCATCCTGTCATCTGGTTCCGCAAAGCTGGCATCATGACGATGGCCTTGCTGAAGCCCTTCGGTTTCTGGGGGCTGGGCGGCCTGTCCTTCGTCGACGCCGGGCTCTTTCCCATCCCGCCAACGATGGACCTGGTCCTGATCGGCTACGTCGCCGCAGACCACTCCCGCCTTTTGCTCTACTGCCTGGTCGCCGCCCTCGGCTCCGCGCTGGGAAGCCTCATCCCGTATTACATCGGCCGCGCCGGCGGAGAGCTTTTCCTGCTGAAACGCATCAACCGGGAGCGCTACGAGCACCTCCGCGACCGCTTCGAGCGGCAGGAGTTCTTCGTCATCGCCATTCCGGCCATGATCCCACCACCCTTCCCGCTCAAGCTCTTCGAGTTCGCCGCCGGCGTCTTCGAGATGAAGCCCTTCCCCTTCGCCGCCGCCATCTTCTGTGGGAAGTTGATCCGCTTCCTGCTCTTTGCCATCATCACCGTCGTCTACGGTCCAGCCATCGTCCACACTGTCAGCCGCGAGTTCCACCGCCACGCTGGAATTGTCCTCGCAGGCGTAGGAACCCTCCTCGTCCTGCTCGGGGTGTACATCGCACAAGCTCTTCGCCGCCGCGGAACCCAGTTCCCCGTCGAAGGAGACGTCTAA
- a CDS encoding KdsC family phosphatase has protein sequence MTSEARAKNIKVLIFDVDGTLTDGQIFVLPGPDGKGIESKGFAAHDGLGITLGRLGGLRIGIITKRNSQTVAIRARDLKLEFVYQGQAHKMNAIRDILAKTGFTLDQLSYVGDDIVDLPVMRECGLAIATANARQQVKDVAHYITPNPGGQGAGRDAIDFILSAQGSLAKVIEQYLDEENKAAEVADVGVGNM, from the coding sequence ATGACCTCTGAAGCACGCGCCAAAAACATCAAAGTTCTCATCTTCGACGTCGATGGCACCCTCACCGACGGCCAGATCTTCGTCCTCCCCGGCCCCGACGGCAAGGGAATCGAATCCAAAGGCTTCGCCGCGCACGACGGCCTCGGCATCACGCTCGGCCGTCTCGGTGGCCTGCGCATCGGTATCATCACCAAGCGCAACTCGCAGACCGTCGCCATCCGCGCCCGCGATCTCAAGCTCGAGTTCGTCTACCAGGGCCAGGCACACAAGATGAACGCCATCCGCGATATCCTCGCGAAGACCGGCTTCACCCTCGACCAGCTCTCCTACGTGGGCGACGACATCGTCGATCTTCCCGTCATGCGCGAGTGCGGCCTCGCCATCGCCACAGCCAACGCCCGCCAGCAGGTCAAGGACGTCGCCCACTACATCACACCCAACCCCGGCGGCCAGGGGGCAGGCCGCGACGCCATCGACTTCATCCTCTCCGCCCAGGGAAGCCTTGCCAAGGTCATCGAGCAGTACCTCGACGAGGAGAACAAGGCGGCGGAAGTCGCCGATGTTGGCGTGGGCAATATGTAG
- a CDS encoding DEAD/DEAH box helicase, with protein MPQAAEALAIPTSLAWAHPVTAEWFLSKFGSPTEPQEQGWPSILAGDATLISAPTGSGKTLAAFLVCIDRLLRDAIAGTLAPTTQVVYVSPLKALSNDVQKNLDQPLREIQQLAFERGYLSTEIRTAVRTGDTLPKERAAMLRNPPHILVTTPESLYILLTAGKSREHLRRVHTVIVDEIHAVADDKRGAHLALSLERLDSLVCGENRLSPGAFLTGLTTPPQRIGLSATQNPIKLVADFLTGVHENRKPANIVQVGQRRELDLAIEVPSDELSSVLTTKMWEEIFDKLAAYTETHRSTLVFVNTRRLVEKIAFALAERLGSENVAAHHGSLSRTLRLDAEQRLKNGEIKILIATASLELGIDIGDVDLVCQIATTRAVAVAMQRIGRAGHWRGAIPKGRFFATTRDDMLEQAALIRKMRSGELDQLEIPPEPTDVLMQQIVAACGAEPWDEDALYSMLTRAYPYRNLTHARFDEIITLLANGIESSRGRYGAYLLRDGIHGQLHPRRGSRMIAITNGGAIPETNLYSVILQPEGVQIATLDEHFAVDSSPGDVILLGNTSWRIQRIEAAGRVLVEDAHGASPTLPFWFGEAPQRTAVLSTGVGELREHISALTPNVTPGYISPADPEVATAAQWIMANCGLCPSGAQQLIAYIVTGRAVLGAVPSKTTIIAERFFDEGGGMQLILHAPFGGRINKAWGLALRKRFCRGFNFELQAAATDNGINIALAEQHSFPLADVFQFLTEHTAKELLEQASLASPIFKTRWRWAAGRSLQLLRFSKGKRIAPQIQRTRSEDLLASVFPQAAACFENIEGDIQIPDHPLVDEVMRDVLQEAMDLEGLIEVLRAIKDGTIRCLAVDTPVPSQFAHELLNANPYAFLDEAGLEERRARAVSLSRTLPASVLEEAGRLDQSAIDEIRRECWPDIRDEHELHDLLHSLVALPIAFFADNPESRHWPTLYDRLTRNGRAQTIDCNGIPCWTSAERAVHVANLWPPTAASSITTLDAVILSEAKNPRILSEAPQMLQEKITNGVAKEQAIKQCVQGWVQILGPTTANTFAEHLALNPSEIFQAFLAMEMQGLLMRGVFERHKPTHDHDIEWCERRILQRIHRRTLHTLRKQIEPVTPAVYMRWLLGWQHLAPQTQLSGEEGVLEALHQLEGFEAPAIEWERTLLPARVANYDPRWLDALCLSGAVGWGRISPHPAWSAADGGAPRRVIPTNAAPITFYIRETADWLPHALARERVEEPRLQQSLSPEALQVRSLLLDRGACFANDIQRILSLSKQQTQRALWELATAGLAAADGYDQLRAIMDPRRKSAVTNGPQGKRPSRSTAGRWSLLTEEAHAAPTAIEQARRTESALESYARMLLARYGILFRDLLTRESNAPKWRDLLGILRRLEARGELRGGRFVTAFGGEQYTLPEAVDSLRAARSRDCSAIITVSAADPANLAGIILPGERVPAISGRQVLYRNGSLHSDETQAYEPATGPLAPAITSSILPTTPPTELPLF; from the coding sequence ATGCCCCAGGCCGCCGAAGCTCTCGCGATCCCGACCTCACTTGCCTGGGCGCATCCCGTCACCGCTGAGTGGTTCCTCTCGAAGTTCGGCTCGCCCACCGAGCCGCAGGAGCAGGGCTGGCCCAGCATCCTCGCCGGAGACGCTACGCTCATCTCTGCGCCCACCGGAAGCGGCAAGACCCTCGCCGCATTCCTCGTCTGTATCGACAGGCTCCTCCGCGATGCCATCGCAGGAACGCTCGCGCCCACGACACAGGTCGTCTACGTCAGCCCGCTCAAGGCGCTCTCCAACGACGTCCAGAAGAACCTCGACCAGCCCCTGCGCGAGATTCAGCAGCTTGCGTTCGAACGCGGCTACCTCTCCACCGAAATTCGCACCGCGGTCCGCACCGGCGACACGCTGCCCAAAGAGCGCGCCGCCATGCTGCGTAATCCGCCGCACATCCTCGTCACCACGCCTGAATCGCTCTACATCCTTCTCACCGCGGGCAAGTCGCGCGAGCACCTCCGCCGCGTCCACACCGTCATCGTCGACGAGATCCACGCTGTAGCCGACGACAAGCGCGGAGCCCACCTCGCCCTTTCTCTTGAGCGATTGGACTCGCTGGTCTGCGGCGAAAACCGCCTCTCGCCCGGAGCCTTCCTCACCGGCCTCACCACGCCGCCGCAGCGCATCGGCCTCTCTGCCACGCAGAATCCCATCAAGCTCGTCGCCGACTTCCTCACCGGCGTCCACGAAAACCGCAAGCCTGCCAACATCGTGCAGGTAGGCCAGCGCCGTGAGCTAGACCTCGCGATTGAAGTTCCGAGCGACGAACTCAGCTCCGTCCTCACCACAAAGATGTGGGAAGAGATCTTTGACAAACTCGCCGCCTACACCGAAACGCATCGCTCAACGCTGGTCTTCGTCAATACCCGCCGCCTCGTCGAGAAGATCGCCTTCGCCCTCGCCGAGCGCCTCGGCTCGGAGAACGTCGCCGCGCACCACGGCTCGCTCTCGCGCACCCTCCGCCTCGATGCCGAGCAGCGGCTGAAGAACGGCGAAATAAAGATCCTCATCGCCACAGCATCGCTCGAGCTCGGCATCGACATCGGCGACGTCGACCTCGTCTGCCAGATCGCCACCACTCGCGCTGTTGCCGTTGCGATGCAGCGCATCGGCCGCGCCGGACACTGGCGCGGAGCCATCCCCAAAGGCCGCTTCTTCGCCACCACGCGCGACGACATGCTCGAACAGGCCGCGCTCATCCGCAAGATGCGCTCCGGCGAACTTGACCAGCTTGAGATCCCACCCGAGCCCACCGACGTCCTCATGCAGCAGATCGTCGCAGCCTGCGGGGCTGAACCATGGGACGAAGACGCGCTCTACAGCATGCTCACGCGCGCATATCCCTATCGCAACCTCACCCATGCGCGCTTCGACGAGATCATCACCCTCCTCGCCAACGGCATCGAGTCCAGCCGAGGCCGCTACGGCGCTTATCTTCTCCGCGATGGCATCCACGGTCAGCTCCACCCGCGGCGCGGCTCACGCATGATCGCCATCACCAACGGCGGTGCAATTCCCGAGACAAACCTCTACTCCGTCATCCTGCAACCCGAAGGTGTGCAGATCGCCACGCTGGACGAGCACTTTGCCGTCGACTCCTCGCCTGGCGACGTCATTCTGCTCGGCAATACCAGTTGGCGTATTCAGCGTATCGAGGCTGCCGGGCGCGTCCTCGTCGAAGACGCCCACGGTGCCTCGCCAACGCTCCCTTTCTGGTTCGGCGAAGCTCCGCAGCGCACGGCGGTCCTCTCCACTGGCGTCGGCGAACTGCGCGAACACATCTCCGCACTGACACCCAACGTCACCCCCGGCTACATCTCACCCGCTGACCCCGAGGTCGCTACCGCCGCTCAATGGATCATGGCCAACTGCGGCCTCTGTCCCAGCGGCGCGCAACAGCTCATCGCGTACATCGTCACCGGACGCGCCGTTCTCGGAGCCGTACCGTCGAAGACCACCATCATCGCCGAGCGCTTCTTCGACGAGGGCGGCGGCATGCAGCTCATCCTGCATGCTCCCTTCGGAGGCCGCATCAACAAGGCCTGGGGGCTCGCGCTGCGCAAGCGATTCTGCCGCGGATTCAACTTCGAGCTTCAAGCCGCTGCCACCGACAACGGCATCAACATCGCCCTCGCCGAGCAGCATAGCTTCCCGCTCGCCGATGTCTTCCAGTTCCTCACCGAGCACACCGCGAAGGAGTTGCTCGAACAGGCCTCTCTCGCCTCGCCCATCTTCAAGACTCGCTGGCGCTGGGCCGCCGGCCGCAGCCTGCAGCTTCTGCGCTTCTCCAAGGGCAAACGCATCGCTCCGCAGATCCAGCGCACGCGCTCCGAAGACCTCCTCGCCAGCGTCTTTCCGCAGGCCGCCGCCTGCTTCGAAAACATCGAAGGCGACATCCAGATCCCCGACCATCCTCTCGTTGACGAAGTGATGAGAGATGTTTTGCAGGAGGCGATGGACCTTGAAGGTCTCATCGAAGTCCTCCGCGCCATCAAGGACGGCACCATCCGCTGTCTCGCCGTCGACACGCCCGTGCCCTCGCAGTTCGCCCACGAGCTCCTCAACGCCAACCCCTACGCTTTCCTCGACGAGGCCGGTCTGGAAGAGCGCCGCGCCCGCGCCGTCTCGCTCTCGCGCACGCTGCCCGCAAGCGTCCTCGAAGAAGCAGGCCGCCTCGATCAGAGCGCCATCGACGAGATTCGCCGCGAGTGCTGGCCCGATATCCGCGACGAGCACGAGCTACATGACCTCCTCCACTCTCTCGTCGCGCTCCCCATCGCCTTTTTTGCGGACAACCCCGAATCCCGCCACTGGCCCACGCTTTACGACCGACTGACCCGCAACGGACGCGCCCAGACCATCGACTGCAACGGCATCCCCTGCTGGACCTCCGCCGAGCGTGCCGTCCACGTAGCCAATCTCTGGCCACCGACAGCAGCTTCCTCAATCACTACCCTAGATGCCGTCATTCTGAGCGAAGCGAAGAACCCCCGCATTTTGTCCGAAGCGCCACAAATGCTTCAGGAAAAAATAACTAATGGAGTCGCCAAAGAACAGGCCATCAAGCAATGCGTTCAGGGATGGGTTCAGATCCTCGGCCCGACCACTGCCAATACCTTCGCGGAACACCTTGCGCTCAATCCCTCCGAAATCTTCCAGGCCTTCCTCGCGATGGAGATGCAAGGCCTGCTCATGCGCGGCGTCTTCGAGCGGCACAAGCCCACGCACGATCACGACATCGAGTGGTGCGAGCGCCGCATCCTGCAGCGCATTCATCGCCGCACGCTCCACACGCTGCGCAAGCAGATCGAGCCCGTCACGCCTGCCGTCTACATGCGCTGGCTGCTCGGCTGGCAACACCTCGCGCCACAGACGCAGCTCTCAGGCGAAGAGGGCGTACTCGAAGCTCTGCACCAGCTCGAAGGCTTCGAGGCCCCCGCCATCGAGTGGGAACGCACGCTGCTCCCCGCGCGAGTCGCCAACTACGACCCCCGCTGGCTCGACGCACTCTGCCTCTCCGGAGCAGTTGGCTGGGGTCGCATCTCGCCGCATCCGGCCTGGTCCGCCGCCGACGGAGGCGCGCCGCGCCGCGTCATCCCCACCAACGCCGCGCCCATCACCTTCTACATCCGCGAAACCGCCGACTGGCTGCCCCACGCACTGGCCCGTGAGCGCGTCGAAGAGCCACGCCTCCAGCAGTCGCTCAGCCCAGAAGCCCTCCAGGTCCGCTCGCTCCTCCTCGATCGCGGAGCATGCTTCGCCAACGACATCCAGCGCATCCTCAGTCTCTCGAAACAGCAGACCCAGCGCGCCCTCTGGGAGCTTGCTACAGCAGGCCTCGCCGCCGCCGACGGCTACGACCAGCTTCGCGCCATCATGGACCCCCGCCGCAAGTCCGCAGTGACCAATGGCCCCCAGGGCAAGCGCCCATCGCGAAGCACTGCAGGCCGCTGGTCGCTCCTCACCGAAGAGGCCCACGCCGCACCCACCGCCATCGAGCAAGCCCGCCGCACCGAATCCGCGCTCGAGTCCTACGCTCGCATGCTCCTCGCCCGCTACGGCATCCTTTTCCGCGATCTGCTCACCCGCGAATCCAATGCTCCCAAGTGGCGCGACCTTCTGGGCATCCTCCGCCGGCTCGAAGCCCGTGGCGAACTCCGCGGCGGTCGCTTCGTCACCGCCTTCGGAGGCGAACAATACACACTCCCCGAGGCCGTCGACTCCCTCCGGGCCGCGCGCTCCCGCGACTGCTCCGCCATCATCACCGTCTCGGCCGCCGACCCTGCCAACCTCGCCGGCATCATCCTTCCGGGCGAGCGCGTTCCTGCGATCTCCGGGCGCCAGGTCCTCTACCGCAACGGCTCGCTCCACTCCGACGAGACGCAAGCCTACGAACCCGCAACCGGGCCGCTCGCACCAGCCATCACCTCTTCAATTCTTCCCACGACCCCACCAACAGAACTACCCTTGTTCTAG